In Colius striatus isolate bColStr4 chromosome 17, bColStr4.1.hap1, whole genome shotgun sequence, the following proteins share a genomic window:
- the SMPD4 gene encoding sphingomyelin phosphodiesterase 4 isoform X2: MAGAHLQQPSFLLATLKADCINKPFVQRCHDLETVIEEFPAKELHGIFPWLVESIFGSLDGIIVGWNLRCLQGRTSPTEYSMALDFLDPSGPMMKLVYKLQAEEYRYDFPVSYLPGPVKASIQEQVLPECSLYHNKVQFPSGGLGWNLALNPFEYYMFYFAISLITQKNSPVTHHVSPSNSAYFILVDTYLKCFLPTEGSVLPPPSSNPGGAIPSPTPRSPAVPFTSYGMHHTSLLKRHIAHQPSVNADPASQEIWRSETLLQIFVEMWLHHYSLEMYQKMQSPHVKESFKPTEEHVLVVRLLVKHLHAFSNSLKPEPLSPSAHSHTAGPLEEFKRVVIPRFVQEKLYIFLQHCFGHWPLDASFRAVLEMWLSYLQPWRYAPEKPPQSAEALPRNVSEKWAPFIQENLLMYTKLFVGFLNRALRTDLVSPKNALMVFRVAKVFAQPHLAEMILKGEQLFLEPELVIPHRQHRLFMSPTLGGSFLSSWPTTSTDASFKVKSHVYSLEGQDFQYKQMFGAEVRNLVLKLAQLICQAQQTAKSISDHSAETMASQSFFSWFRFTPSEMNGSYTGNDLDETGQDSIKKTDEYLEKALEYLCQIFKLNEAQLTQMMMKCRTAQDENGKKQLPDSIESEDGLILTPLGRYQIINGLRRFEVQYQGDAELQPIRSYENATLVRLLFRLSSVLNERFAHQMDVLCSREDFVGRLCRYHLTSPHLIQKIRCSPAVKERTSQNWGPRISLRFLASYRTLVSLLMTYFIASWFYIGPVGCTFIILIGYFLYAVIMTFFSEGWKPHDD; this comes from the exons ATGGCCGGTGCgcacctgcagcagcccagcttCCTGCTG GCCACACTGAAGGCGGACTGTATCAACAAGCCTTTTGTTCAGAGGTGCCACGATCTGGAGACGGTCATCGAGGAGTTTCCTGCCAAG GAACTACATGGCATCTTCCCATGGCTGGTGGAGAGCATTTTTGGTAGCCTGGATGGCATCATTGTAGGCTGGAATCTTCGCTGTTTGCAAGGAAGAACAAGTCCTACTGAATATTCTATGGCTTTGGATTTCCTGGATCCCAG TGGCCCAATGATGAAGCTGGTTTACAAACTCCAAGCAGAAGAGTACAGATATGATTTCCCAGTTTCATATCTTCCA GGCCCTGTGAAAGCTTCAATACAAGAGCAAGTCCTACCAGAGTGCTCTTTATACCACAACAAAGTCCAGTTTCCTTCTGGTGGTTTAGGTTGGAATTTGGCTCTTA ATCCATTTGAATATTACATGTTTTACTTTGCAATTAGTTTGATTACACAGAAG AACTCACCCGTCACCCATCATGTCAGCCCTTCCAACAGTGCTTATTTCATCTTGGTGGACACATACCTGAAATGCTTCCTGCCCACAGAAGGAAGTGTCCTTCCTCCACCTTCGTCAAACCCTGGGGGAGCCATCCCTTCCCCAACTCCCAG GTCCCCAGCAGTGCCCTTCACCTCCTATGGCATGCACCACACCAGCCTGCTGAAGCGGCACATTGCCCACCAGCCTTCTGTGAACGCTGACCCAGCCTCACAGGAGATCTGGAGATCAGAAACACTGCTTCAG ATCTTTGTTGAAATGTGGCTTCATCATTATTCACTGGAAATGTATCAGAAAATGCAGTCCCCTCATGTCAAG GAGTCATTTAAGCCCACCGAAGAGCACGTGCTAGTGGTAAGACTGCTTGTGAAACATCTGCATGCTTTCAGCAACAGTCTAAAACCAGAGCCCTTGTCCCCCTCAGCCCACTCCCACACAGCTGGCCCACTGGAGGAATTTAAAAG GGTTGTAATTCCTCGGTTTGTCCAGGAGAAACTTTACATCTTTCTGCAACACTGTTTTGGCCACTGGCCTCTGGATGCCTCTTTCAGAGCA GTTCTAGAGATGTGGTTAAGTTACTTGCAGCCTTGGAGGTATGCTCCAGAAAAGCCACCACAGAGTGCAGAGGCCTTGCCTCGCAACGTGTCGGAGAAATG GGCTCCCTTCATTCAAGAAAACCTACTCATGTACACAAAGCTGTTTGTAGGATTTCTGAACAGAGCTCTTCGAACAGACTTAGTCAGCCCAAAAAATGCTCTTATGGTGTTCCGAGTAGCCAAGGTCTTTGCTCAGCCCCATCTAGCTGAAATGATCCTGAAAG GAGAACAGCTATTCCTGGAGCCAGAACTTGTTATTCCTCATCGTCAGCACCGACTTTTTATGAGCCCCACACTTGGTGGGAGCTTCTTGTCATCATGGCCTACAACTAGTACAGATGCCTCATTTAAGGTGAAGAGTCATGTTTACAGCCTGGAAGGACAGGACTTCCAGTATAAACAGATGTTTGGCGCAGAAGTCAGAAATTTG gTGTTAAAACTGGCTCAGTTAATTTGTCAGGCACAACAGACAGCAAAATCCATATCAGACCATTCTGCGGAGACAATGGCTAGCCAGTCCTTCTTTTCATGGTTTAGATTTACACCATCTGAGATGAATGGTTCCTACACAGGCAATGACCTAGATGAAACTGGGCAAGACAGCATCAAAAAAACAGATGAATATTTAGAGAAGGCACTGGAATACTTGTGCCAAATATTTAAG CTGAACGAAGCCCAGCTGACCCAGATGATGATGAAGTGTCGGACAGCTCAAGAcgagaatggaaaaaaacagcttCCAGACAGCATTGAAAGCGAGGATGGCCTCATTCTTACCCCCCTTGGCAGGTACCAG ATCATAAATGGCTTGCGTAGATTTGAGGTGCAGTACCAAGGAGATGCTGAGCTTCAGCCCATCCGAAGCTATGAAAACGCCACCCTTGTCCGCCTCCTATTCCGTTTGTCCTCGGTCCTCAACGAAAGA TTTGCTCATCAGATGGACGTGCTTTGCTCCAGGGAAGATTTTGTTGGCAGACTTTGTCGCTATCATCTTACCAGCCCCCACCTCATACAGAAAATCAGGTGTAGTCCGGCAGTGAAGGAAAGAACAAGCCAGAACTGGGGACCAAGAATCAGTCTGAGGTTTCTGGCTAGCTACAGGACTCTTGTTTCTTTGCTGATGACCTACTTCATTGCATCCTGGTTTTATATTGGGCCAGTGGGCTGCACATTCATTATCCTCATTGGGTATTTTCTTTATGCTGTAATAAtgacatttttctctgaaggaTGGAAACCACATGACGACTAA
- the SMPD4 gene encoding sphingomyelin phosphodiesterase 4 isoform X1, giving the protein MAGAHLQQPSFLLATLKADCINKPFVQRCHDLETVIEEFPAKELHGIFPWLVESIFGSLDGIIVGWNLRCLQGRTSPTEYSMALDFLDPSGPMMKLVYKLQAEEYRYDFPVSYLPGPVKASIQEQVLPECSLYHNKVQFPSGGLGWNLALNPFEYYMFYFAISLITQKNSPVTHHVSPSNSAYFILVDTYLKCFLPTEGSVLPPPSSNPGGAIPSPTPRSPAVPFTSYGMHHTSLLKRHIAHQPSVNADPASQEIWRSETLLQIFVEMWLHHYSLEMYQKMQSPHVKLEVLHYRLSISSKHHGSPAQSSHQALHAYQESFKPTEEHVLVVRLLVKHLHAFSNSLKPEPLSPSAHSHTAGPLEEFKRVVIPRFVQEKLYIFLQHCFGHWPLDASFRAVLEMWLSYLQPWRYAPEKPPQSAEALPRNVSEKWAPFIQENLLMYTKLFVGFLNRALRTDLVSPKNALMVFRVAKVFAQPHLAEMILKGEQLFLEPELVIPHRQHRLFMSPTLGGSFLSSWPTTSTDASFKVKSHVYSLEGQDFQYKQMFGAEVRNLVLKLAQLICQAQQTAKSISDHSAETMASQSFFSWFRFTPSEMNGSYTGNDLDETGQDSIKKTDEYLEKALEYLCQIFKLNEAQLTQMMMKCRTAQDENGKKQLPDSIESEDGLILTPLGRYQIINGLRRFEVQYQGDAELQPIRSYENATLVRLLFRLSSVLNERFAHQMDVLCSREDFVGRLCRYHLTSPHLIQKIRCSPAVKERTSQNWGPRISLRFLASYRTLVSLLMTYFIASWFYIGPVGCTFIILIGYFLYAVIMTFFSEGWKPHDD; this is encoded by the exons ATGGCCGGTGCgcacctgcagcagcccagcttCCTGCTG GCCACACTGAAGGCGGACTGTATCAACAAGCCTTTTGTTCAGAGGTGCCACGATCTGGAGACGGTCATCGAGGAGTTTCCTGCCAAG GAACTACATGGCATCTTCCCATGGCTGGTGGAGAGCATTTTTGGTAGCCTGGATGGCATCATTGTAGGCTGGAATCTTCGCTGTTTGCAAGGAAGAACAAGTCCTACTGAATATTCTATGGCTTTGGATTTCCTGGATCCCAG TGGCCCAATGATGAAGCTGGTTTACAAACTCCAAGCAGAAGAGTACAGATATGATTTCCCAGTTTCATATCTTCCA GGCCCTGTGAAAGCTTCAATACAAGAGCAAGTCCTACCAGAGTGCTCTTTATACCACAACAAAGTCCAGTTTCCTTCTGGTGGTTTAGGTTGGAATTTGGCTCTTA ATCCATTTGAATATTACATGTTTTACTTTGCAATTAGTTTGATTACACAGAAG AACTCACCCGTCACCCATCATGTCAGCCCTTCCAACAGTGCTTATTTCATCTTGGTGGACACATACCTGAAATGCTTCCTGCCCACAGAAGGAAGTGTCCTTCCTCCACCTTCGTCAAACCCTGGGGGAGCCATCCCTTCCCCAACTCCCAG GTCCCCAGCAGTGCCCTTCACCTCCTATGGCATGCACCACACCAGCCTGCTGAAGCGGCACATTGCCCACCAGCCTTCTGTGAACGCTGACCCAGCCTCACAGGAGATCTGGAGATCAGAAACACTGCTTCAG ATCTTTGTTGAAATGTGGCTTCATCATTATTCACTGGAAATGTATCAGAAAATGCAGTCCCCTCATGTCAAG CTGGAGGTTCTCCACTACCGACTCAGTATCTCCAGTAAACACCACGGTAGTCCTGCCCAATCCAGCCACCAGGCCCTCCACGCATACCAA GAGTCATTTAAGCCCACCGAAGAGCACGTGCTAGTGGTAAGACTGCTTGTGAAACATCTGCATGCTTTCAGCAACAGTCTAAAACCAGAGCCCTTGTCCCCCTCAGCCCACTCCCACACAGCTGGCCCACTGGAGGAATTTAAAAG GGTTGTAATTCCTCGGTTTGTCCAGGAGAAACTTTACATCTTTCTGCAACACTGTTTTGGCCACTGGCCTCTGGATGCCTCTTTCAGAGCA GTTCTAGAGATGTGGTTAAGTTACTTGCAGCCTTGGAGGTATGCTCCAGAAAAGCCACCACAGAGTGCAGAGGCCTTGCCTCGCAACGTGTCGGAGAAATG GGCTCCCTTCATTCAAGAAAACCTACTCATGTACACAAAGCTGTTTGTAGGATTTCTGAACAGAGCTCTTCGAACAGACTTAGTCAGCCCAAAAAATGCTCTTATGGTGTTCCGAGTAGCCAAGGTCTTTGCTCAGCCCCATCTAGCTGAAATGATCCTGAAAG GAGAACAGCTATTCCTGGAGCCAGAACTTGTTATTCCTCATCGTCAGCACCGACTTTTTATGAGCCCCACACTTGGTGGGAGCTTCTTGTCATCATGGCCTACAACTAGTACAGATGCCTCATTTAAGGTGAAGAGTCATGTTTACAGCCTGGAAGGACAGGACTTCCAGTATAAACAGATGTTTGGCGCAGAAGTCAGAAATTTG gTGTTAAAACTGGCTCAGTTAATTTGTCAGGCACAACAGACAGCAAAATCCATATCAGACCATTCTGCGGAGACAATGGCTAGCCAGTCCTTCTTTTCATGGTTTAGATTTACACCATCTGAGATGAATGGTTCCTACACAGGCAATGACCTAGATGAAACTGGGCAAGACAGCATCAAAAAAACAGATGAATATTTAGAGAAGGCACTGGAATACTTGTGCCAAATATTTAAG CTGAACGAAGCCCAGCTGACCCAGATGATGATGAAGTGTCGGACAGCTCAAGAcgagaatggaaaaaaacagcttCCAGACAGCATTGAAAGCGAGGATGGCCTCATTCTTACCCCCCTTGGCAGGTACCAG ATCATAAATGGCTTGCGTAGATTTGAGGTGCAGTACCAAGGAGATGCTGAGCTTCAGCCCATCCGAAGCTATGAAAACGCCACCCTTGTCCGCCTCCTATTCCGTTTGTCCTCGGTCCTCAACGAAAGA TTTGCTCATCAGATGGACGTGCTTTGCTCCAGGGAAGATTTTGTTGGCAGACTTTGTCGCTATCATCTTACCAGCCCCCACCTCATACAGAAAATCAGGTGTAGTCCGGCAGTGAAGGAAAGAACAAGCCAGAACTGGGGACCAAGAATCAGTCTGAGGTTTCTGGCTAGCTACAGGACTCTTGTTTCTTTGCTGATGACCTACTTCATTGCATCCTGGTTTTATATTGGGCCAGTGGGCTGCACATTCATTATCCTCATTGGGTATTTTCTTTATGCTGTAATAAtgacatttttctctgaaggaTGGAAACCACATGACGACTAA